From the Chryseobacterium fluminis genome, the window CCATATTTCTAATTTGAAAATTTAAATCGAGTCGTTGGAATCAGGAGTAGTTAGCCCTAATGTTTGATATTCCGATTTTCACTGACCATCAGAACAGGTCCGGTCATCATTACCTCTCTAATTTTAAATGATGGTAATAGCGAAAATCTAACTTCTAACCGCCGGCTTCTAATTTCTAATTCCGTATTTTTGTATCTCAAATTTAACTAAAAAATGCGTACGATACTTATAGAACCAACTGAAAACCCAAAAGTGATGAAATTTGTAGCAGACTACAATCTGATTCCGGGATCTTTAGAGTTGGACAGAGATTCAGATATTTCAGAAATTCCACTGGCCCAGGAATTATTTAACTATCCTTTTGTGGAAAGAATCTTCATTACAGCCAATTTTGTCGCTATTGCCAAACAGGACACGGTAGAATGGGAACACGTTTCCGAAAGTCTTAAAAATATCATTGAAGATGAATTACTGGCTAATCCCAGAATTTATCTCCAGAAGAAAAAGGAAATGTATCAGGTATATGCTGAAATGACTCCGAATCCGAATGTGATGAAATTTGTTTCCAGTAAAATGCTGATGGACGGATTTGTAGAAGTAAAATCGAGAGACGAAGCAGAGGGTGTACCGATGGCTCAAGTGATTTTTAAAGAATTTGATTTTGCGAAGGAAGTTTTTATTTCTGATAATTTTGTGGCAGTGACAAGAGATAATTCTGTGGAATGGCATGAAGTAATGATGGCTGTCCGTGCTTTAATTGCAGAACATCTTCAGAACGGCGGTGAAATTTCAAACATTGAGGCCCAGAAGCATGAGAACCCGGTAGAAAATATCATCAACAGAGATTATACGGATGATGAACAGAAAATTTCTGACATCCTGAATGAATATGTGGCTCCTGCTGTTGAAAACGACGGGGGAAAAATATCACTGATGGAATATGACCAGGACAGTAAAACGGCAAGAATGCTTTTACAGGGTGCCTGCTCAGGATGTCCGAGTTCTACGGCTACCCTGAAGAATGGCATTGAAAGTATCCTAAAACAATTCGTACCTGATTTAGTAGAAAAAGTGGAAGCAGTAAACGGCTAAAAAATCACAATGAGAACATTCTTTCTTTTAATTATTTTAAGCATAGGCCTTTTTTCGTGTAAAAAGGAACCGCAGCTGAATGATGGTATTCATGAAGATCTGGTTGAGATGGGCGTTGCAAAAGACAGCCTTCAGAAAATGGATATCGTTCTGGAAAAGTTAAACAGGAAAAACACTACTTTTCTGGATTATTATTTTCATCACTACTATGTGCTTGATCAGGAAGCTCACGATGAGATAAAAAAATTAAAAGGTGAAGAATTTGTATACGATGCCGGGGAAGAATACCAAAAGATGTTTACAAAAACAATTACTGAAAAAAGTGATCAGTACTTAAAATCTTTTGGCATTTCAGACGAGGAAGAACATTTGGCCCTCGAAATTTATATTTTACGTTTAAAAAAGAAATATGGTCCGACAATTGATGGACGACTGCAAAGTTTAGACAAATAATGAAAGGAATTCTATTAGTAAACCTGGGATCACCAAGATCGACGGCTGTAAGTGATGTAAAGGAATATCTGGACGAATTCCTGATGGATGAAAGGGTAATTGACTACCGATGGATTTTCCGGGCACTTCTGGTCCGTGGAATTATATTAAATACAAGACCGGCAAAATCTGCTGAAGCTTATAAAACAGTCTGGACCGAGCAGGGGTCACCATTAATTGTCATTACGGAGAAAATTCAGAAAAAACTTCAGAGACTGGTAGATGTTCCTGTAGAAATCGGAATGAGATATGCCGAGCCAAGCATTGAAACCGGAATCAGAAAGCTGGTTGAAAAAGGAGTTTCTGAGATTGTCCTTTTTCCTTTGTATCCTCAATATGCGATGAGTACTACGGAAACAGTGATAGAAAAAGCAGAGGAAGTAAGAAAAGAGAAATTTCCGGATGTAAAAATCAATTATATTCAGCCTTTTTACAACAGGGAAATTTATACCGACTGTCTTGCGGAAAGTATTAAAGAAAAGCTTCCTGAAAATTTTGATGCCTTACAGTTTTCATATCACGGTGTTCCGGAGAGACATATTTATAAGACCGATCCTACCAACACCTGTAATTTAAACGACTGCTGTTCCAGAGCATCCAATCCGAGTCACCAGTTTTGCTATCGTCACCAGTGTTTCGATGTCACCAATTCTGTTATTAAAAAATTAGGTTTACCAAAAGAAAAAGTGATGGTCACGTTTCAGTCAAGATTAGGAAAAGACAAATGGATGGAACCGTATACAGATGAAACTCTGGAAAGCCTTGGCAAGAAAGGAGTAAAAAATTTGGCCATTGTGTGCCCTGCCTTTGTTTCTGACTGTCTGGAAACTCTTGAAGAAATCTCAGTTGAAGGAAAAGAGCAGTTCTTACACGGAGGCGGAGAAAACTTCCACTATATTCCCTGTCTCAATGATGAAGACCGCTGGATCGATGTTGTCAAAATTTTATGTGAAGAAAAACTCAATGAATTTTATTTAGTTTAAAATATAGCAACCTTCGGAAACGGAGGTTATTTTTTTGTATTAAATTGTGAGTTCTGCCAACCTTTTTCATTTTCAAACCTCCGGATCAATCGTCGTAAAAGGACCCCATGACTTTGTGGATAACTTTTCTTTATATGGTTTCAACCCCTCCCACCTACTCAAAATTTAACAACTAACATTAATTAAATCTTTCCTGAAAAGCTCAGCGGGCTGTAAAATATACAACAACCGACATTGTGGATAACTTTTTCGGGAAGATAAAATCATAATGAATATAAGTAATGTTGATCATTAGTTTTACGGAAAACTATTCTTTAGAAATACGATAAGTTAACAATTTTATTATAACAGCCGTACGTCAACA encodes:
- a CDS encoding NifU family protein; this translates as MRTILIEPTENPKVMKFVADYNLIPGSLELDRDSDISEIPLAQELFNYPFVERIFITANFVAIAKQDTVEWEHVSESLKNIIEDELLANPRIYLQKKKEMYQVYAEMTPNPNVMKFVSSKMLMDGFVEVKSRDEAEGVPMAQVIFKEFDFAKEVFISDNFVAVTRDNSVEWHEVMMAVRALIAEHLQNGGEISNIEAQKHENPVENIINRDYTDDEQKISDILNEYVAPAVENDGGKISLMEYDQDSKTARMLLQGACSGCPSSTATLKNGIESILKQFVPDLVEKVEAVNG
- the hemH gene encoding ferrochelatase; the protein is MKGILLVNLGSPRSTAVSDVKEYLDEFLMDERVIDYRWIFRALLVRGIILNTRPAKSAEAYKTVWTEQGSPLIVITEKIQKKLQRLVDVPVEIGMRYAEPSIETGIRKLVEKGVSEIVLFPLYPQYAMSTTETVIEKAEEVRKEKFPDVKINYIQPFYNREIYTDCLAESIKEKLPENFDALQFSYHGVPERHIYKTDPTNTCNLNDCCSRASNPSHQFCYRHQCFDVTNSVIKKLGLPKEKVMVTFQSRLGKDKWMEPYTDETLESLGKKGVKNLAIVCPAFVSDCLETLEEISVEGKEQFLHGGGENFHYIPCLNDEDRWIDVVKILCEEKLNEFYLV